One genomic window of Branchiostoma floridae strain S238N-H82 chromosome 4, Bfl_VNyyK, whole genome shotgun sequence includes the following:
- the LOC118414559 gene encoding G-protein coupled receptor GRL101-like, with protein sequence MRCGSEQCVLKSQVCDGIYQCSDGSDEFRCDFCPEGFQCFDGSCLNIERYCDGQIDCMGYIGEDEPFDCDYKSPTFTCPMKGQIRCKNGVCSSPNSTCIYEQDNEGVMMGCRDLTHLRPCSKEFVCPINHLQCNLGYCIPQHMRCDGKMDCSTGEDEENCEGYECPGAHRCNSFGSCTPMENRCDGIRQCPNGDDEFNCGIECPKGCKCEGLSFLCPNNRFDVTLDKLTKQLRKLDASNAVLLEIERAIKTDVNGTALQNETLLDLTNFKLMGELILRNVSLHYIGNSTLEALANLYYLDLSANEITTIEGQPFKYLRRLEFLDLSGNKIFSVDNGAFMLAPDPSDPTATSNLVNLRLQDNQITEFGPGMFDGLTELSELHTDKYVFVCVALTQTKQLDTFSPQPNELSSCEDLIARQGLRVVMWTFASFAILGNGYVIIRRIIADRDQSLGKSRVQNILVLNLGIADFMMGVYQMIIASVDEFYRNVYIWNDEKWRTSWLCELSGFIFVVSSEVSVCSLVLITVDRFISVVFPFKTEWKINAKQASLTMVAIWGIVAFLGVFPLMEVPYFHDEFYARSGVCLPLHITAERPPGFEYSVAIFMVFNFIAFLLIMVSYIAMFISVRSAGKASGEAAGKQKAGQTQTMTTRMTMIVLTDFFCWFPVTLMGIMALTGVALPGEVFAFTAVIILPINSALNPVLYTVLAIKAKGKKKPPGPVPPGGKGGVAGKKAGGPVGGKKAGGPVVGKKAGGPGAGGKKAGGPGGKKPGAAGGKKPGGPGAPGGKKKAGGPGGKKVGGPGAAGGKKPGAAGGKKPGGGGKKPAGVVVGRKK encoded by the exons ATGAGGTGCGGTTCTGAACAGTGCGTGCTGAAGTCTCAGGTCTGTGACGGCATTTACCAGTGTTCGGACGGTTCGGATGAATTTCGTTGTG ATTTCTGCCCAGAGGGTTTCCAGTGTTTTGACGGCTCGTGCCTGAATATTGAGCGATACTGCGACGGCCAGATAGACTGCATGGGCTACATCGGTGAAGACGAACCATTCGACTgtg ATTACAAGAGCCCAACTTTCACCTGCCCGATGAAAGGACAGATCCGTTGCAAGAACGGGGTGTGTTCGAGCCCGAACAGCACGTGTATCTACGAGCAGGACAACGAGGGCGTCATGATGGGGTGCCGGGATCTTACCCATCTCAGGCCATGCT CGAAAGAGTTTGTGTGTCCGATAAACCACCTGCAATGCAACCTGGGATACTGCATCCCGCAGCACATGAGGTGTGACGGGAAGATGGACTGTTCCACTGGGGAGGACGAGGAGAACTGTG AGGGTTACGAGTGCCCTGGCGCCCACCGTTGCAACAGTTTCGGCAGCTGCACACCCATGGAGAACCGCTGTGATGGCATCAGGCAGTGCCCAAATGGAGACGATGAGTTCAACTGCG GTATCGAGTGCCCCAAAGGCTGCAAATGCGAGGGACTGTCTTTCTTATGTCCAAACAACAGGTTTGACGTAACCCTGGATAAACTGACCAAACAACTTCGAAAACT TGATGCAAGCAACGCTGTACTGTTGGAGATCGAACGGGCGATTAAGACGGACGTTAACGGAACGGCACTCCAGAACGAAACTCTGCTCGACCTGACAAACTTCAAGTTGATGGGTGAACT tatTTTGAGGAACGTAAGTTTGCACTACATCGGCAACAGCACACTGGAAGCGCTAGCCAACCTGTATTACCT CGATCTTAGCGCCAATGAGATTACAACTATCGAGGGACAACCTTTCAAGTACCTCCGAAGGCTGGAGTTTCT GGACCTCAGTGGAAATAAGATCTTCAGTGTGGACAACGGTGCCTTCATGCTCGCACCGGATCCATCCGATCCAACCGCAACTTCAAACCTGGTCAACTT ACGTCTTCAAGATAACCAAATCACAGAATTTGGTCCTGGAATGTTTGACGGTCTGACGGAGCTCAGTGAGCT GCACACCGACAAATACGTATTCGTCTGCGTGGCTCTCACCCAGACCAAACAACTCGACACGTTCAGTCCTCAGCCCAACGAGCTCTCCTCCTGCGAGGACCTGATCGCCCGCCAGGGCCTGCGCGTGGTCATGTGGACCTTCGCAAGCTTCGCCATCCTTGGCAACGGTTACGTCATCATTCGTCGGATCATCGCCGACCGAGATCAGTCTCTCGGCAAGAGCCGAGTCCAAAACATCCTCGTTCTGAATCTCGGGATCGCCGATTTCATGATGGGGGTGTATCAGATGATCATAGCGTCTGTTGACGAGTTCTACCGCAACGTGTACATCTGGAACGATGAGAAGTGGCGCACAAGTTGGCTGTGCGAGCTTTCTGGCTTCATCTTCGTGGTGTCGAGCGAGGTGTCGGTGTGTTCTCTCGTCCTCATCACGGTTGACCGCTTCATCTCCGTCGTGTTTCCGTTCAAGACGGAGTGGAAGATCAACGCAAAGCAGGCTTCGCTCACGATGGTCGCGATTTGGGGAATCGTGGCCTTTCTGGGGGTTTTCCCCCTCATGGAGGTGCCGTATTTCCATGACGAGTTTTACGCTCGTTCCGGGGTGTGTCTCCCCTTACACATCACCGCTGAGCGCCCTCCTGGGTTCGAGTACTCCGTGGCCATCTTTATGGTCTTCAACTTCATCGCTTTCCTGCTGATCATGGTAAGCTACATCGCCATGTTCATCTCCGTCCGCAGCGCCGGCAAGGCGTCCGGAGAGGCCGCGGGAAAGCAGAAGGCTGGCCAGACCCAGACCATGACCACCCGGATGACCATGATCGTGCTGACCGACTTCTTTTGTTGGTTCCCGGTCACTCTCATGGGCATCATGGCGCTGACTGGGGTAGCCCTCCCCGGCGAGGTGTTCGCTTTCACCGCGGTCATCATCCTGCCGATCAACTCGGCTCTCAACCCCGTTCTGTACACCGTGTTGGCTATCAAGGCCAAGGGGAAGAAGAAGCCGCCCGGGCCGGTTCCTCCCGGTGGGAAGGGCGGTGTGGCCGGGAAGAAAGCCGGCGGCCCCGTAGGAGGGAAAAAGGCTGGCGGGCCTGTAGTTGGGAAGAAGGCCGGCGGCCCTGGCGCTGGTGGGAAGAAAGCAGGCGGTCCCGGAGGCAAGAAACCGGGCGCCGCTGGTGGAAAGAAGCCCGGTGGTCCGGGTGCTCCGGGAGGGAAGAAAAAGGCCGGCGGCCCTGGAGGCAAGAAAGTCGGTGGTCCTGGCGCCGCCGGAGGGAAGAAACCGGGCGCTGCGGGCGGAAAGAAGCCAGGTGGAGGAGGCAAGAAACCTGCTGGGGTCGTCGTTGGAAGGAAGAAGTAG